From the genome of Papilio machaon chromosome 1, ilPapMach1.1, whole genome shotgun sequence:
attataaatcaattcCTGTACATTTAATAGCTACgtttaaaaaagtgtttttttattaccaacTGTCAAGAGGGTAGTTTAATTAGTCTACTTGTGTGTAGTGTAAGTTGTACGCGTAAACGACGAGCAAGTACCTACTTACACGTAAACATAAAGTTGAAACGTGAGAGGTGTGCCAAATGAAAATTCTAAATCTCTCCTTACTATCAAAAAGGACAGGTAACAAACAAGGCAAACAAGTGATTTGAAGCGCGAGATGACACGCGGTACTTTTAATTTGAGAGTGCCGCAGCGCCATCTACATTAAAAACGGAAACTTTTCAAATCACAAATATTTCCTcctaacaaaatgttttcactttactttttaaaagtaaaattgttgACTTCTTAATTACGACagtaaattgttaataatttgttttaaaaattctttgacAATTaatcttttcttctttttaaaatgtctatggtaaaaaaaaattaatatgatagCAACACTGCTATTTGACGTTTCATTACGAAACCTGCCAAAACTCGCACTCAGCGAAAAATTTATAGCAATTATATTGCGTAGAATATAAGTGTAGCAAGATGACTTCGGTAGCAAGGGCTGGACATTTAGCCCCATATTTCAAGGCTACATCCCAAGTGGTGGCTAATGGCTTGAAGCCCGTTGTCTCAGTCCTAACTCCCGTTGACAAACTGGTCGTTCAAACTCTCCCCAAGACATCAACTGTCCAATCTTTGCATGGAGCTCTGCCTATTCAGGGTTTGAAAGTTAAGCATACAACTAACCGTAAgttaatctttatattttaataccttTCGATATTATGGgtgaaaattaatgttacataACACATGTCATTTTCAGTGCCCACTCAGGTTCGTTTCGCGCACTCCGATATCGCATACCCTGACTTCTCAGCGTATCGTCGCAAGGACACCCTAGACCCTAAGTCGAAGGCCAAGGATAATGTTGACACCCGTAACTCTTTCACATACCTTATTGCTGGAGGTTAGTACATATCtagttttaattactaatttcaCATAAATCTCTATTACACAACATGTTAGGTTAGTGTTACTTAGTCATGTAACTTCATTGCTATTTAATGAACATTAACTAAAAGTTCATATGACTATTTTTTTGCATAGATAACTAATTGTAAAGCTTTGTTACAGTATTGCAAGACTTGTTAACTTCTAATCAATGATATGTTCATAGAAGTAGTAAATCTATAGCTAATTAAGATTTGATGTCATAATTTCAGcagaaatttgttttatatttagtttgattttttagGTACCACTTTATAACAATCTTATCTATGTATTGGTTTAGACACGCATAcacaaacattgatttttatttaatttatgcagatctgtttaaaattttctaatggCATATTAGCTTTcagtttttatatgaatatcaAACATAAATAAGCACTGCTATAACGAAGTATACACATATTAagggttaaaaaaaacttaaactgTCTTTAGGGTAGGACTGCTATAAGCATTTTACCATATAGTACTTATTGTTGGTCCACTCGAAAACAGCATAATATTATTCAtcaatcataaataaaatgtttattaattgctGCTCCTCAGCTGGAGGTGTGGCTGGAGCATATGCTGCGAAATCTGTGGTCACACACTTTGTGTCCTCAATGGCGGCTGCCGCTGACGTGCTCGCCTTAGCCAAGATCGAGATTAACCTCGCTGAGATACCCGAGGGCAAGTCTGTCACTTTCAAGTGGCGTGGCAAACCGCTATTTATTCGTCAcaggtaaatttatttactttaaataacacTGTTCTGAAATTAATCTACAGATAactttgaaaatgaaatgatCTGGATAGATCCAggaatctatataaaattaataaactgtgattgtctgaataaaaaaaaatcatatcaaaCAGTGGTAGGTCtcacaacaacaatatttgttgggtccATGAATGGGCAGGGTCAACTGGTGCAATACCACCAccacagaagacaagcgtttcgtttgatgagtgtgtgtgctaatttttgtctgtctatcTGCAAATCCATGTTTCTTGCGGAAGTActtaagctatttttttatttcgtgctGAAGAAGTGGTGGTTGAAGCGTAATAATAGCaagtttatcaatttttttttaattcattccaTGTCTTGCTGTCCCATTTgagagttaatttaaaaatctcgaATTGATCCGCAGCAGTTGGTCTTGAATCTACTGTTGAAATCTTGCTaattcttagtaatattataaatgtaaatcttccgatggatggatggatctttgttGGAAGGTACCTTCAGAACCGCTAAATGGAACTCACTTAAATtagacatagatgtagaacagagTATAAGAAtacatagtaattttttttcgggttggaaaataaataatgcctTGATTAAACTCAActctacattttaattattaaaagtactaCAATAGCCTTAAGTAGCCACAAGATCACATCAATGGATGACCTGAATGAAAGTGTTTCATTAATCTTGTACATTTCTTCCACAGGACAGCAGAAGAGATCAGCACAGAAAAAGCGGTACCACTTGATCAACTTCGTGACCCTGAACCCGACGAGAGTAGAGCCCAGGACCCAGAGTGGCTTGTCGTAATCGGTGTGTGCACTCACTTGGGTTGTGTGCCCATTGCTAACGCTGGAGACTTTGGTGGCTACTACTGCCCCTGCCACGGCTCCCATTACGATGCATCTGGACGTATCCGCAAAGGCCCCGCTCCCCTCAACCTAGAAATTCCCCCTTACAACTTTGTTGAAGGAGGTCTCTTGGTAGTAGGTTAAGCGATATTTAttagacaatttatttaaaaaacatcatCAATAGTgatcgaaaaataaaatgtaatgtgatataattttgttgtattatttcagtgacatttttttgtttttgttaaaaaaataaaaatatgtatgatatatttaatcttttttcttaatattataattttattacatcactTCCTGCCTCACTCATAGTTAATTGGTTACTAAGGTTAACTATTTGTGtagattttacataaatttacattGTTGGATTCCCCGAGTGTGGTAGTTTCTAAATGAAAACTTAAGCTCACTTACCTTTTGGTAggaaacttaaataaaacaagcgaAGAACGAtctgtaatttgttttatttcccgttattatttcttttatattctaCATAAAACATCTAATATAGACTACGaagattttatatacattcaAGATGTTTCTAACTGGGAATTCGATTTTAATAAGGTACAATTTCAATTCGGATACTATGTAAGGAGTGTAAAAAGAAGTTTTGGtaatttcaaagaaacatACAATTGAAAGGTTAATATGACTAACTAGGCCTTCTGGGAgtaatattcaataataagCAGATTTTTTTAGACCTAGGTACCAACCGATTCCACAgattatattacaatactgACAAATAGAGACATTCAATATATTACCAATATTAGTTATACGAACACAAGAATTATTAGGTAGATATTCAATACAAAGATGACACCAAAGaaatctatatttacaattaggTCTCTGATATTtggcaaaataatttaattaaaactaggTTAATCTTAGAAATTAATGAAGAATAAGCAAACAgtgtaatttcaatttacattagAGGAGTGAATGCGAGCTGAccgaatttcaaatttaaatcataaaacatTTAGCACCTACATATTTTCCcttaacaaatacataaaataataaagggtATTACTGATAgcaattactaatttttttatagaaaatggTGGCAATCAAACGGTCACttaaattcgccaaaatagcgaagtagCCATAGACATCTCCgtttgcagatgcattgcctaccttttatCGACGTAGGAGGATATTAAAGCacataaattagtatttttccTTCCTTTGGGATGCTTTGTCTGCCCTGcctccacctccccttcctaTCACTTCTTTGTAAAACATGGTCAGAAAGTGGAAGAGGACTGAATTAGGGCCTACGGCACTTAAATTCATCAAATGAAATGCGGATATCATAAAATAGTGATGagcatttaacatttttttttcaatagctTTCATGTTACTGTTTATGGCAAGAATTCGCAAaacttacttactttttacctacttcaaataaaaaaaaatatgtggcacataaatattcaatatgaaatatatgGTCAGCTCACAAATAGCACATACAGTTTTACAGTtaccttataaaaataaatacaaattaaaaaaaataaccaagtctgttttttctattttgatCAATGCGTCGAAAATACGAGCAAGTGACATATTATCACCCGTACATCGACAATGCAACAGTGAATTGTAGTTATGGCACAGTGttttgaattgttttattttatttttatattaatacaactaGGTACAATgagaataaaatgttatagatTAATGCCGAATAAATGCGCTCTCTTATGACGTCAGTTGGCTATCTATATAAGGTTACGGTATGCCtcgtttaaaatacaaaatgcaattttagcaaaataaatgaaatttcaacattcagatatattatacatcttttaaacaacatttataGTAAGTTACGATTTTTTTGAACACAGAACATCGTGCTATATATTCAAATTGtagacatattttaaattctattattaagaaaaatatataaatgtttaatacataatatatattaaaatctagGTGACAAAATACAATCTTAGTAATTTCTTGaatataatctattttttagtttaatttataggtttttttgtagttaaagtgagttttttttagatgGCTTATTGAAGAAggtttataagttttttgtgcgataaataaaaacaaatgaagctACGTATtatctgtcaatgtcaaagtcttgtcaatttttttttcgtcgacgtgaaaatcaaaatgtacTTGGTACGGTCCGTCTAGAAACACAACATTAATTCTATACAACCTCGGAAGCTCTTTGTTAaagaattttactttttagtaatggaaaaataaatatttcttgctTATAGTCAAATTAATGTCTCTCCGTAAATTTTTACTAAgtgtaatatttatgaaatctCATTTAGtttaaactattaaacaaaaatggaTCACATGTTAGTTGATAAAGGTCGCTTATGTTTGACAAAGAAAACGATTTCTTCGCCAGTAGTCAAGTCAAAAGTTAAAAGAAATCATTTTGATCTTaacattatatgaaaaataaataaaacaattgtacGGTATTGGTAACAAAACAAATCGATGTTTTAAAGCAATGATCAAAAAGCTTCTAGAACACAAAACTAATACCTTAAGTATGCGAAATAAATGTTCATTTGAACGAACAAAAAATCTATACTAAAATACCTCAACTGAATTATTGAAAAAGCTACTTTGTTGTTGTCAGATAACAACCAAGGGCAGTTTcactgaaaaacaaaatattatacgtTATCTATAACTATGTATTTGAAAGTTgtcatttaagtttattaatcaTCCACACGacattgcaaaaaaaaaaaaagatttgtcttctaaattcaaacacaattctaattttaaatatatcctaagaaaaatataaaaaaatacggaGGGACTCGGGACACACATAATCGTGTCATTATAGGTTGCTGAATGAATGTTGCAGATTTGGCTAGTCAGGTTCAGTCACATTTTAGACTTGCAGTTGCCGATAGCACTACCGACTCggctggaattaaaaaaagaaatatgccATCATCGCGGCCACATCTATACTTCCGAATACGATCGAGTCTGTTCTCCTTATCAACAGTATGGATAGTGTCAATTTGAGATTGAAGTCAGAAAGGTCATTTTCGATGAACATTTTTCGGGCGATCAACCGCGCTTACTAATAAACCCAATTCTACGCCATCATTATAATCTTTCCACAATAAATTGACGCATACTGTCCGTGATACGATACATTAACTGACCAGATCCAACGATGCCACGGATGAGTTTGTTAGTCTCCGCAAAACAACTAACTCTGCAGAACTGGTCTGCGTTTGAATAGTTCCTGTTCGCTCTCCCGCGCGATCGTACCGGGCTCTATAACTAGTGATAATCGCTAACACTATGGGCCAGTAGACGGCGACTAACAGTTGTCGGTGTAGACTGGCGCCAGGTCGAGGGTGAGGTGTCGCAGCGCGCGGTCGCGGGAGGCGGAGCGCGCGGCTCGCGACGACTTGATGATCTGCAGCACCATGGCCTTGCAGTCGTGGCACACCGCCATCTGCACGCCGCGCAGTCGCTCCGCCGCAGACGCGCCGCCCGAACCCCGCCCGCCACGCGACCTGGACAGACTAATGGACGACTATCAGATGTAGttcttataaatcaataagtacTCGTCGTATCTTATTCAGAGCGGTAAGTGGACATACCTGCGGTCGTTGATGACGCAGGGCATGCTGCCGGGACCGTCCACGGAGCGCGTCATGGCGCTGGGCGCGTGCACGGCGAGGTCCGCGAAGCCGAGCGCGGAGCCCCCGCGCGAGCCGCCGCGCGACCCCGGCGCAGACTGCGGGCACGCGCGCCGCGACACCGGGCTGCTCGGCGCGCTGCCCACACTGTTGTCCTGTACGCATATTCGTTTATTAACATTGTATACTTTTATTACCGAAGACTAAGCTACAGTTTTgacgtgaaataaaaaatgatccTTCGAGTCGGATAGCTATATTCTCGAGTCTAAAGGTATGATAGAGGGAAGAGTACTAACGTGGTGCTCCGGGGAGACGAGGCGCGAGACGAGGCTGCGGGGGAAGGAGGGCGCCTCGTCCTCTGGCGAGGGCAGCAGGGAGGGGCTCAGCAGCACAACCGGGACGTGCGCGAAGTGCTCCGTCGGTATGCGCATCTGTACAACAAGTAAAgattcaaaaaattttttttaagaaataagtaTAGATACCATACCCAGTTATTATGATGGCATGCTAGAAACTCACCTTTGAACAACACTTTTGACAGACAGTCTTTTTACATAGCTTGCACTTTTGCCCCCAGGGTCCGAATATGCCAAATCTTGTTTTCAAACACAGGAAACACACCTGAAAGTGAAATTTCaagaaaaaatcaataaaaattaatgaacaaGCCTTTTTTGGTCTTTTACTTGTATACTTGTATTTGGTAATTACTTTTGTGaacaacaaattataatttttggcaactgctaaatttaaaaattggtcAAACTGttgtcaaaaaaaatgtaaactcaCTCTTCTCTTCTCCACATCTTCTTTGACTCTGCCCTCGGAGGGCAAGAACTCGAGCTCGGCCTTCGTGAGCACAGACCTGATGTGCACGATCTCCTCCAGCGTCAGCGACAGCCGGTCATCCGACATTATCGCCTCCTGCCATTGCTTCTgcacaacaaaaataaatacaatgttataCCGATTataataggcacaaaatatttCCACCGTTAGAAATGTATTGAATACCTTGCtccatattttattacgatagcaaatgtatttttaatcgtattatgaaaatatgatATGAGAATTACTTTGAAGTATTTAAAGGATGTAAAGcatgaaaaaaattagctaaatatttatttaatgaataattaaaattggcTCTTTGTGTAAACATATGACGATAAATGCATGATATGTTATTTGCTGAGATACCATGCTAATGATTCTCATACAAACTTACCAAAAATCTTAATAGAACAGATAAATCAGGGTTGGCGATAGAATGTTTAGTTAGGCTAGCGTCTACTCACATGCTTGCTACTAGGGCTGCCACTAACCGACTTGATGAGCTCGTCCTGCAGCGAGGAGCGCGACCACGACAGCTCGCCGAGCTGCGCGTCCAGCTCGCTACTGGCCAGCGACGCTGCGCCCGCGCACGACGCACGCGAGCCAGGCCTGAAATACACTCTAATTAGTCTTGCAAACTTATCAATAGTTAACTACATTCGATCGTTTAATTTAGGTGTACCTTTAGactctttttttctttagaatcGATTTGAATTGTTCATTTTTAGAACCAATGAttgatgtattatttttaatctatatgtaaattgtaattttaagaaaattacttGAGCCTTCGAGccagatttatttaaacaaaactgtattttcgtagtattattattaatagatttCTTAGTTTTTAAGCAAGTTACCTGGAGTGCGGCAGGGACTGTGCGCCGTCGCTGGGCGGACAGACGTGCGTGACCGTGTGTCGCCGCATGGACGCGCGCCGCGATGGACATTGCGTTGCCAGATCGTATGCTGCGTAccaaataatcataaatatacGGTACAGcaaagatttatattaaatattagattCAGACATGTGTATTAACAATACACATGTCATAGAGATTTTATGAATTCTTTTAAaggcaatattttaatatgtaagtaTGCACATTCATTTTAATGATAGACGAAAGCGTGGTACGAAAAtcgttataataattactgaTCTACCTACAAAAAAGTCTAACAgctgtattttaatatgttaagaaGCATAGAAATGC
Proteins encoded in this window:
- the LOC106719247 gene encoding cytochrome b-c1 complex subunit Rieske, mitochondrial gives rise to the protein MTSVARAGHLAPYFKATSQVVANGLKPVVSVLTPVDKLVVQTLPKTSTVQSLHGALPIQGLKVKHTTNLPTQVRFAHSDIAYPDFSAYRRKDTLDPKSKAKDNVDTRNSFTYLIAGAGGVAGAYAAKSVVTHFVSSMAAAADVLALAKIEINLAEIPEGKSVTFKWRGKPLFIRHRTAEEISTEKAVPLDQLRDPEPDESRAQDPEWLVVIGVCTHLGCVPIANAGDFGGYYCPCHGSHYDASGRIRKGPAPLNLEIPPYNFVEGGLLVVG